The window CAAGCCGCTGCAGCCGGGGCAGTCGGGATTCGCGCAGTTGCGCTTCCGCGATCAACTGCTCGTGCTGCCTGGCGACCGCTTCATCATCCGCCAGTTTTCGCCGGTCGTGACCATCGGCGGCGGAACCGTCATTGACGCCGCGCCGCCGGTGAAGGGCGTGCCCGCCGACCAGACCATCGGCTTTCTGGAAACCGTTTCGCGCGGGTCTCCTCCGGAGGTGCTGGCGGCCCGCGTGGCGCGACGTGGAAAGCGCGGGTTGACCGTCTCTGCCGCACTGTCCGAAACCGGATGGTGGCCGCCGAAACGCGTGGACGAAATCGTTGCCTGGCTCGTGCCCGGCGCCGCTTCCGCGAAATCCGCTGTGCTCAGGATCGCGGACGTACTCATCTCCGCCGACGCGTTCCAGCAGGCGAGGGACGAGGCAGTCGCGGCAATCAATGCGTTTCACTCGGCAAATCCGCTCGTGCCCGGAATCGCCAAGGGCGAGCTGGCGGAACGGCTCGGCTTGGAGCAAACCGTGTTCGGCGCCGTGCTCGATTCGCTGGTGCGCGACAAGAAGCTGGAGACCACGGCGGAAATCGTGCGCGCCGTCGGCCGGGGCGTGGTCATGAAGGACGAGGAGTCGGAGTCCAAGAAAATCATCGAGCAGGCCTTTGCCGGCGCCGGGCTCAAGGTTCCGGCACTCAAAGACGTACTCGCCTCCGTGAAGGTGGACCGGGTCCGCGCGCAGAAGATCGTGACCCTGCTGCTGCGCGATCGCGTGCTGGTGAAGCTGTCGGATGACCTCGTCTTCCACCGCGACGCGCTCGATCAACTGCGCAAGCTGATGGCGGCGGCCAAGGCGCGCTCGCCCAGGATTGACGTCGCCAAGTTCAAAGACCTCACCGGCGTCTCGCGCAAGTACGCCATCCCGCTGCTGGAGTACCTGGACCGCGAGCGAGTGACGCGGAGAGTGGGCGATCAGCGGGAGATTCTGTGATTGAGTCATGAAGAATATTTCTGAGCGGGTCTGGTCTTACGCGTCACTTGCCGTAAGCATGACGACTGCAGTCCTAACTGTCTCGCTTGCTGAGTACGCTTTTCGGTACCAAGGAACGACGCTCGCGAATTCTCCTTACGAGAGGTGGCTGTCTTCGTTAGACGCCGCGAGTGTGGTGTGCGCAATCACTCTCGCCGTTATAGGCATGTTTAGAGAATGGCGGCCTTGGCTCGCGACGTTGGCCCCGGCGTTCGGAATTTTGAGTTTGTTTTTTTACGTCAAATGACAGCTACAAGTGGCCACGCTTTTCACCATCGGTCACTCCACACGCTCCCTCGACGAGCTGATGGAAGCGCTGCGGGCGCACGGCGTGGCGCGGCTGGTGGACATCCGTTCGTTCCCCATGTCGCGCCGGCTGCCGCAGTTCAACCGCGAAAATCTGGAGCGCGAGTTGCCCAGAAGCGGGATTGATTATGTCTGGATGAAAGCGCTGGGCGGCCGGCGCAAGAAGATCCGCAACGAATCGCCCAACACCGCACTGCGCAGCGACTCCTTCCGCAATTACGCCGATTACATGCTCACGGCGGAATTCCGCGACACCGCGGCTGCCCTGGTGCGCATGGCGGAGGCGAAACCCACCGCGTACATGTGCGCCGAGCGCGTGTATTTTCGCTGCCATCGCATGATGGTCTCGGATTACCTGGTGGCACACGGGCACACCGTGCTGCACATCGACGCCACCGGCCCGGCGCGCGCGCACAAGTTAATGGACGTGGCGCGCGTCGCTGACGGAGAGTTGATTTACAACGGCGGGGAGCTGTTTTGAAACGGTCGTTGGCCATTGGTGATGGGCCGCCACGCGCGAAATCTCACGCGCCGTCCCGCCAAACGGGCGACCCGAAAACCTGACACTCGGCCCTACTCCTGGAGCGGCGCTTTCTCCGGCCGCGCCATTCCCAGCATGATCTGGTACAACAGCAGGTAGCGCTTCACGTTGGTGGTCATGAGGAAGTTTTCCTTGGCGTGCTCGCGACCGTTACGCCCCAGTTGAGCGGCGTATTCCGGGTGCGTGAGCAGATAGCGGATCTGGTAAGCGCAGCCCTCCACCGAGTGCACCAGCACTCCGGTGAGCTTGTGGATGACCTGGGTCGGAATGCCGCCCACCGCTCCGGCAATCACCGGCTTGCTCTTCCACAGCGCCTCGGTCACGGTCAGGCCGAAGCCTTCCTTGATGGACTTCTGCACCACGATGGTGGAGGCTCGCTGCAGGGCGTTGATCTCCAGCGCGGACCACGGTGGCAGGTTGAGCACGAGGATGTCGGGATCGTCGCCCGCCTCGTCCATCACTTCCTGCAACACCGCCGCGCCTTCGGGATCGTCGGTGGCGCCGCCGCCGGCTAGCACCAACTGGCAATCCACGTATTTCTTCGCCAGCTTGTAGGCCAGGATCACGCCCACCGGATCCTTCAGGCGGTCGAAGCGCGAAATCTGGGTGACGATCGGCCGGCTGCGGTCAATCCCGAAGTCGTCGCAGACCTTGGCGATGGATTCCTCCGGCAACTCCTTGTTCTTTTCCGATAGCGGATCGATGGCGGGATAAAGCAAGTATTGCGGTATGGACAACTGCCGCGAAAACGCCGGCGCGGAGAATATGGCGGCGTCGAACTGCTCCACCAGGGGGCGCAGAAATCCCCAGACCGCGGGGTGCGGATTGCTGACGTCAATGTGGCAGCGCCAGATCCAGCGGCCGCGGTTGCGCGCCCGCGAGCCGATCAACCCCGCCGGCTGCGGGTCGTGGATGACGAACAGGTCCTCGCCGAACTCCATGCGCTGGCGGTTCTGCTCGTTGTAGAGCATGAAAATGTCTTTCGCCTGCTTTGTCAGGTTGTATTCGCCGCCGTGCAGCGCATTATGGAAGCCCTTGGTGACCTCGAAGAAGTCGTTACCGCCGGTGATAACCTCCCATTTCGTGTGCACTTCCAGTTCGTTCAGCAGCGGGACGAGCCGGTTGAGGATTTCGGCCACGCCGCCGCCCACGGCGGTGGAGTTCACCATCTTCACCGTCTTGCCGCGTAGCTGGCGGGCAAGGAAATGGAGCTCGTCGAGCTCGGGACGCCCGATGATAGGCTCGTAATCGTCCAGCCGCGGCGGCGGTGGCGGCGGCGGCGGCGTTTCCGAAATCCGCGCACGCTTGCGGCGCTCTCCGGGCTCCATCGCGGGCGGCGCTGCCGGTGCGGTCACAGGCGGACCGTCATTCCCCGGACCCCGGTTCTCAGCGGCCCGGCCCGGCAGGTTCGCTTCCTGCGTGTTCTTCCCGTCGTCCATGGATTCCGTCGCTCCTCAGTGCGCCGATCTTCCCGCCGATTGCGCGGCGCGTTCCAGGATGCGCAGGATCTGATCGCGAATGTCGTGCAGCGTCAAAGTATAGATGTCAATCCGGTTCATGCGGACTCCCACGCTCCCCAGATCCATCTCGTCTTCCAGCCACAGGGAGAAATCGTTGGAATTGAGCTTCAAGCGCAGGCGGGCCTCGATGAAGTGATAGTGAATGCTGTGAATGCTGACTTTCCTTAACGAGTCGATGAATTCCTGCAGGTTGCGCGCCACAAACGGCGTCGGAATCACGACTGTGTCGGAGGCGCAGAAGTAGAATGGCTCCAGGGCGGCCCGGTCGCGCGCGCG of the Terriglobia bacterium genome contains:
- a CDS encoding glycosyltransferase, producing MEPGERRKRARISETPPPPPPPPRLDDYEPIIGRPELDELHFLARQLRGKTVKMVNSTAVGGGVAEILNRLVPLLNELEVHTKWEVITGGNDFFEVTKGFHNALHGGEYNLTKQAKDIFMLYNEQNRQRMEFGEDLFVIHDPQPAGLIGSRARNRGRWIWRCHIDVSNPHPAVWGFLRPLVEQFDAAIFSAPAFSRQLSIPQYLLYPAIDPLSEKNKELPEESIAKVCDDFGIDRSRPIVTQISRFDRLKDPVGVILAYKLAKKYVDCQLVLAGGGATDDPEGAAVLQEVMDEAGDDPDILVLNLPPWSALEINALQRASTIVVQKSIKEGFGLTVTEALWKSKPVIAGAVGGIPTQVIHKLTGVLVHSVEGCAYQIRYLLTHPEYAAQLGRNGREHAKENFLMTTNVKRYLLLYQIMLGMARPEKAPLQE
- a CDS encoding DUF488 domain-containing protein, producing MATLFTIGHSTRSLDELMEALRAHGVARLVDIRSFPMSRRLPQFNRENLERELPRSGIDYVWMKALGGRRKKIRNESPNTALRSDSFRNYADYMLTAEFRDTAAALVRMAEAKPTAYMCAERVYFRCHRMMVSDYLVAHGHTVLHIDATGPARAHKLMDVARVADGELIYNGGELF
- the selB gene encoding selenocysteine-specific translation elongation factor, whose product is MKSVIVGTAGHIDHGKTALVKALTGIDADRLEEEKRRGITIDIGFAHLDLPADRGETLRLGFVDVPGHERFVRNMLAGVGGIDVVLLVVAADEGIKPQTREHFDICRLLAIPRGITVLTKSDLVDGDSLSVVKLELEEYLATSFLDPIRAPIIPVSSKTGAGLEDLKRALLRVAAEVQAKDSNSVPRLPIDRVFTMKGFGTVVTGTLLSGTVKKEDELEVFPGGRRVRVRGVQVHGAAAEQAVAGQRTALNLAGIATEDLARGMTLMHAGVFHTTPRANVRLSLLAGAKPLRDRARVHLHVHTSETIAEVAGFGGKPLQPGQSGFAQLRFRDQLLVLPGDRFIIRQFSPVVTIGGGTVIDAAPPVKGVPADQTIGFLETVSRGSPPEVLAARVARRGKRGLTVSAALSETGWWPPKRVDEIVAWLVPGAASAKSAVLRIADVLISADAFQQARDEAVAAINAFHSANPLVPGIAKGELAERLGLEQTVFGAVLDSLVRDKKLETTAEIVRAVGRGVVMKDEESESKKIIEQAFAGAGLKVPALKDVLASVKVDRVRAQKIVTLLLRDRVLVKLSDDLVFHRDALDQLRKLMAAAKARSPRIDVAKFKDLTGVSRKYAIPLLEYLDRERVTRRVGDQREIL